A region of Sugiyamaella lignohabitans strain CBS 10342 chromosome A, complete sequence DNA encodes the following proteins:
- the LYS4 gene encoding homoaconitate hydratase LYS4 (Homoaconitase; catalyzes the conversion of homocitrate to homoisocitrate, which is a step in the lysine biosynthesis pathway; GO_component: GO:0005739 - mitochondrion [Evidence IEA,IEA]; GO_component: GO:0005739 - mitochondrion [Evidence IDA] [PMID 14562095]; GO_component: GO:0005739 - mitochondrion [Evidence IDA] [PMID 14576278]; GO_component: GO:0005739 - mitochondrion [Evidence IDA] [PMID 16823961]; GO_function: GO:0051539 - 4 iron, 4 sulfur cluster binding [Evidence IEA]; GO_function: GO:0004409 - homoaconitate hydratase activity [Evidence IEA,IEA]; GO_function: GO:0004409 - homoaconitate hydratase activity [Evidence ISA] [PMID 9268014]; GO_function: GO:0051536 - iron-sulfur cluster binding [Evidence IEA]; GO_function: GO:0016829 - lyase activity [Evidence IEA]; GO_function: GO:0046872 - metal ion binding [Evidence IEA]; GO_process: GO:0008652 - cellular amino acid biosynthetic process [Evidence IEA]; GO_process: GO:0009085 - lysine biosynthetic process [Evidence IEA,IEA]; GO_process: GO:0019878 - lysine biosynthetic process via aminoadipic acid [Evidence IEA]; GO_process: GO:0019878 - lysine biosynthetic process via aminoadipic acid [Evidence IMP] [PMID 2507177]; GO_process: GO:0008152 - metabolic process [Evidence IEA]): MLRLAQSLNGKTQSRNWGRLFSTSRFVSAQTLTEKIVQKYAVGIAPGKEVRSGDYVSIRPSHCMSHDNSWPVALKFKGLGASKVADNRQVVCTLDHDVQNKSDKNLEKYRNIENFAKEQGVDFYPAGRGIGHQILVEEGYAFPYNLTVASDSHSNTYGGVGCLGTPIVRTDAASIWATGMTWWQIPPVARVELKGQLQPGVTGKDVIVALCGVFNNDEVLNHAIEFVGEGVDKLSVDERLTIANMTTEWGALSGLFPVDQVLIDWYEDRLKNYIKKDNHPRISRASIDNVKNNVITADGDAKFAKYLTLDLSTLSPYVSGPNSVKVATPLSELSSQDIKINKAYLVSCTNSRLSDIVAAAKVIKGRKVKEGVEFYVAAASSIVQKDAEQIGAWNDLLEAGAKPLPAGCGPCIGLGTGLLKDGEVGISATNRNFKGRMGSRDALAYLASPEVVAASAVLGKIGFPEEMDGKTPQAAQGIKSTISDPSEVGETTDGGAAGVEATGSTATVSILPGFPESIQGELVLCDADNINTDAIYPGKYTYQDDVPREKMAEVCMENYDSDFGSKTKAGDIIVSGFNFGTGSSREQAATAILARDIKLVIAGSFGNIFSRNSINNALLTLEIPALIKLLRERFAEQKQSELTIRTGLFAQWDVKTATVTVRDGSTTGPVLLTSKVGELGESMQEIIVKGGLEGWVRSKIAN, from the coding sequence ATGCTCAGATTAGCCCAGTCGTTGAACGGGAAGACCCAGTCCCGCAACTGGGGCCGTCTTTTTTCCACGTCGAGGTTCGTCAGTGCTCAGACTCTGACAGAGAAAATCGTACAAAAGTATGCAGTGGGCATTGCTCCTGGTAAGGAGGTTCGTAGTGGAGACTATGTCTCGATCCGTCCTTCTCACTGTATGTCACACGACAATTCGTGGCCTGTGGCTTTGAAATTTAAGGGTCTTGGTGCTTCGAAAGTCGCTGATAATAGACAGGTCGTGTGTACTCTGGATCACGATGTTCAGAACAAGTCCGATAAGAATCTCGAGAAGTATCGCAATATTGAGAACTTTGCTAAGGAACAGGGTGTTGATTTCTATCCTGCTGGTAGAGGTATCGGTCATCAGATCCTCGTTGAAGAGGGTTATGCATTTCCTTATAATTTGACAGTGGCTTCCGATTCGCATTCTAATACCTATGGTGGTGTAGGATGTCTGGGTACTCCCATTGTTCGTACCGATGCTGCATCTATTTGGGCTACTGGAATGACCTGGTGGCAGATTCCTCCAGTTGCTAGAGTCGAGTTGAAAGGTCAACTTCAACCTGGTGTTACTGGTAAGGATGTCATTGTTGCATTGTGTGGTGTGTTCAACAACGATGAGGTGTTGAATCATGCTATTGAATTTGTTGGTGAAGGTGTTGACAAGCTTTCTGTTGACGAGAGATTGACTATTGCTAATATGACTACCGAATGGGGTGCTTTATCGGGATTGTTCCCTGTGGACCAAGTGCTTATTGATTGGTACGAAGACAGACTCAAGAACTATATTAAGAAGGACAACCATCCTCGTATCAGCCGAGCTTCTATTGATAATGTTAAGAACAATGTGATTACTGCTGATGGCGATGCTAAATTTGCCAAGTACTTGACTTTGGACTTGAGCACTTTGTCGCCCTATGTCAGTGGACCTAACTCTGTCAAGGTAGCCACTCCTTTGTCTGAACTGTCTAGCCAAGATATTAAGATTAACAAGGCGTATCTTGTTTCTTGTACCAACTCGCGATTATCGGATattgtcgctgctgccaaggttATCAAGGGCAGAAAGGTCAAGGAAGGAGTCGAGTTCTACgtagcagctgcttctagTATTGTTCAAAAGGATGCTGAACAGATTGGTGCTTGGAACGACCTGCTTGAAGCCGGTGCCAAACCTCTTCCTGCTGGATGTGGCCCTTGTATCGGTCTTGGAACCGGTCTTTTGAAGGACGGTGAGGTGGGTATTTCCGCTACTAATCGTAACTTCAAGGGTCGTATGGGATCCAGAGACGCTCTTGCATACCTTGCCTCACCGGAAGTGgttgctgcttctgctgttcTTGGTAAAATCGGGTTCCCTGAAGAGATGGATGGTAAGACTCCCCAGGCTGCTCAAGGAATTAAGAGCACTATTTCTGATCCCAGCGAGGTCGGTGAGACTACTGAtggaggagctgctggtgttgaagCCACTGGATCCACTGCAACCGTATCTATTTTGCCAGGATTCCCCGAGTCGATTCAGGGAGAGCTTGTTCTGTgtgatgctgataatatcaacaCCGATGCCATCTATCCCGGAAAGTACACATACCAGGACGACGTGCCTCGAGAGAAAATGGCCGAAGTTTGTATGGAGAACTACGACAGCGATTTTGGGTCCAAGACCAAGgctggtgatattattGTCAGCGGATTCAACTTCGGCACTGGTTCGTCTCGTGAACaggctgctactgccattCTCGCCCGTGATATCAAACTTGTCATTGCAGGTTCTTTCGGTAACATTTTCAGTCGTAACTCGATCAACAACGCCCTTCTGACTCTTGAAATCCCTGCTCTCATCAAGCTTTTGCGCGAGCGTTTTGCCGAGCAAAAGCAGTCCGAACTGACCATCCGTACCGGACTCTTCGCCCAATGGGACGTCAAAACCGCTACCGTCACCGTCCGCGACGGCTCGACCACCGGTCCCGTCCTCCTCACCTCCAAAGTTGGCGAACTCGGAGAAAGCATGCAAGAAATCATCGTCAAGGGCGGCCTCGAGGGCTGGGTCAGGTCCAAAATCGCAAACTAA
- the PRP22 gene encoding DEAH-box ATP-dependent RNA helicase PRP22 (DEAH-box RNA-dependent ATPase/ATP-dependent RNA helicase; associates with lariat intermediates before the second catalytic step of splicing; mediates ATP-dependent mRNA release from the spliceosome and unwinds RNA duplexes; required for proofreading the exon ligation reaction; GO_component: GO:0071007 - U2-type catalytic step 2 spliceosome [Evidence IMP] [PMID 9524130]; GO_component: GO:0071021 - U2-type post-spliceosomal complex [Evidence IMP] [PMID 12212850]; GO_component: GO:0005634 - nucleus [Evidence IEA,IEA]; GO_function: GO:0005524 - ATP binding [Evidence IEA,IEA]; GO_function: GO:0004004 - ATP-dependent RNA helicase activity [Evidence IDA] [PMID 9582286]; GO_function: GO:0008026 - ATP-dependent helicase activity [Evidence IEA]; GO_function: GO:0003723 - RNA binding [Evidence IEA]; GO_function: GO:0004386 - helicase activity [Evidence IEA,IEA]; GO_function: GO:0016787 - hydrolase activity [Evidence IEA]; GO_function: GO:0003676 - nucleic acid binding [Evidence IEA]; GO_function: GO:0000166 - nucleotide binding [Evidence IEA]; GO_function: GO:0000386 - second spliceosomal transesterification activity [Evidence IDA] [PMID 12212850]; GO_function: GO:0000386 - second spliceosomal transesterification activity [Evidence IMP] [PMID 9524130]; GO_process: GO:0006200 - ATP catabolic process [Evidence IEA]; GO_process: GO:0008380 - RNA splicing [Evidence IEA]; GO_process: GO:0000350 - generation of catalytic spliceosome for second transesterification step [Evidence IDA] [PMID 12212850]; GO_process: GO:0000350 - generation of catalytic spliceosome for second transesterification step [Evidence IMP] [PMID 22408182]; GO_process: GO:0006397 - mRNA processing [Evidence IEA]; GO_process: GO:0000390 - spliceosomal complex disassembly [Evidence IMP] [PMID 9524130]), whose product MVSRGVPPAAGALPQTPLLLLRRRICLDCGEGGGSILTEVEQVIRKSSAVSPSHVSIVVASSLSGVYTEVPQYLYQELTDGKILAVVVEDPERSANRLVSAIATESHSVTPDARLERSERSRGVWGAAPAAGGRQPTQLEAGSVGYTSLFSDFVGAQTRVKYVTAEMLLREALVDPLLRSYGIVYVEDFHERAAWTDILLGVTKKVLKVRPDDLRVVVHSVTDDVVELLRRFFSPGEDEKTRPFVVQVKEGEEKSSLVNHVDVLYSTQSYGDYVKAAVDTVTSLYSGESRRLVETATVVVFLASKGDVSRASQLLKYHSGLPQGIGIATEVETLDMKDLSQGGLIVLTCENGAETNFKMLSCGTVQFVVDCGYRGYKWFQGASDGRGNADINDTVNFPVAKSQAELRKLLASHADGPGKCFRLYTEAAAFNVLTDGYIPQIQGSSQLPEIILRLKALGIDNIARSFPFLTAPSVDVISRTLSLLWWHKIIDDYGKLTAMGEKLALLPLDIRLGRAVYLAAQTGCLSEMITIAAMVAVGGLSAVLMKSEQAMADHKQFYTVEGDYLTLLNIYALYISTRKRDGVSFINKWAKNHGIHGDVLEGARNIRSQLQTAVNRTGLRQLDTTGKSTSSAPSNPSELANTISNCITQAFFLQVAKRISHNTYELVGPHSNSSSTALPDTFCVYSDLTKPLTSPWVVYEKLTQGTDGNIYLTGVNMADRATLELTNYYKSIRR is encoded by the coding sequence ATGGTGAgtcggggtgtgcctccggcggctggggcgctgccccagaccccgttgctcctgcttcgcaggaggaTTTGCTTGGATTGTGGGGAAGGAGGGGGGTCGATACTAACGGAGGTAGAACAGGTGATTCGCAAGAGCTCGGCGGTGTCACCGAGCCATGTGTCTATCGTGGTTGCGTCGTCATTGTCTGGCGTTTACACAGAAGTTCCCCAGTATCTCTACCAAGAGCTCACAGATGGCAAAATCCTGGCAGTTGTAGTCGAGGACCCCGAACGCAGCGCCAACCGACTCGTATCCGCCATTGCGACCGAATCGCACTCGGTCACCCCagacgctcgactcgagcgaagcgagaggagccggggggtctggggcgcagccccagccgccggaggcaggcagcCCACCCAGCTGGAGGCTGGATCAGTAGGGTATACCAGTTTGTTCAGCGACTTTGTTGGAGCTCAAACGAGGGTGAAGTATGTCACGGCAGAGATGTTGTTGAGAGAGGCTCTCGTGGACCCGCTGCTGAGGTCATATGGGATTGTGTATGTTGAGGATTTCCATGAACGGGCAGCGTGGACTGATATTCTGCTGGGAGTGACCAAGAAGGTTCTCAAGGTGAGACCAGATGATTTGAGAGTTGTGGTTCACTCGGTAACAGACGATGTTGTCGAATTGTTACGGCGATTTTTCTCGCCAGGTGAAGACGAGAAGACGAGACCATTTGTGGTTCAGGTGAAAGAAGGAGAGGAAAAGTCGTCTTTAGTGAATCATGTCGATGTGCTGTACTCGACTCAGTCGTATGGAGATTATGTCAAGGCAGCTGTAGATACAGTCACGAGTCTCTACAGTGGTGAGTCGAGAAGACTAGTCGAAACAGCTACGGTGGTAGTGTTTTTGGCGTCGAAAGGTGATGTCAGTCGAGCTTCACAGCTGCTGAAGTACCATTCGGGTCTGCCTCAGGGAATCGGTATAGCCACAGAAGTCGAGACGCTGGATATGAAAGATTTGTCGCAAGGTGGTCTTATTGTGTTGACGTGTGAAAATGGTGCTGAAACCAACTTCAAAATGCTTTCTTGTGGAACAGTTCAGTTTGTTGTCGACTGTGGTTACCGCGGCTATAAGTGGTTTCAAGGAGCTAGCGACGGTAGAGGGAATGCCGATATTAATGATACAGTGAATTTTCCGGTGGCCAAATCGCAAGCCGAGTTACGGAAATTACTGGCATCTCACGCTGACGGACCTGGCAAATGTTTTCGTCTTTATacagaagctgctgcttttaaTGTTCTTACTGATGGATATATCCCACAGATCCAAGGAAGTTCCCAACTGCCGGAAATCATCTTACGCCTTAAAGCATTAGGTATCGACAACATAGCCAGATCGTTTCCTTTTCTCACTGCCCCATCGGTAGACGTCATTTCACGGACACTGAGTTTACTCTGGTGGCATAAGATTATTGACGACTATGGCAAACTAACCGCTATGGGCGAGAAACTAGCACTACTACCTCTGGATATTCGTCTTGGTCGAGCTGTCTACCTTGCTGCTCAAACTGGCTGTTTATCTGAAATGATTACTATTGCAGCTATGGTAGCTGTTGGCGGGCTGTCAGCAGTGTTGATGAAATCAGAGCAGGCCATGGCTGATCATAAACAGTTCTACACAGTCGAGGGTGACTATCTCACTTTACTCAACATTTACGCACTGTACATCTCTACAAGAAAACGAGACGGTGTCTCGTTCATTAACAAATGGGCCAAGAATCACGGAATCCATGGCGACGTTCTAGAAGGAGCTCGAAATATTCGGTCTCAACTACAAACGGCAGTCAATCGAACTGGACTCAGACAACTGGATACCACTGGCAAAtcaacatcttcagcaCCTTCGAACCCTTCAGAACTCGCTAACACCATCTCGAACTGCATCACTCAAGCATTCTTCCTCCAAGTTGCCAAACGCATCTCCCACAACACCTACGAGCTCGTCGGTCCCCACTCCAACTCCTCCTCTACGGCCCTACCCGATACATTCTGTGTCTACAGTGACCTCACTAAACCACTCACCTCTCCCTGGGTAGTATACGAAAAACTCACCCAAGGCACCGACGGCAATATCTACCTTACTGGCGTCAACATGGCCGACCGAGCCACTCTCGAGCTCACCAACTACTACAAATCCATCCGTCGGTGA
- the SUI1 gene encoding translation initiation factor eIF1 (Translation initiation factor eIF1; component of a complex involved in recognition of the initiator codon; modulates translation accuracy at the initiation phase; GO_component: GO:0016282 - eukaryotic 43S preinitiation complex [Evidence IDA] [PMID 12008673]; GO_component: GO:0043614 - multi-eIF complex [Evidence IDA] [PMID 11018020]; GO_component: GO:0043614 - multi-eIF complex [Evidence IDA] [PMID 15838098]; GO_function: GO:0043024 - ribosomal small subunit binding [Evidence IDA] [PMID 17434125]; GO_function: GO:0003743 - translation initiation factor activity [Evidence IEA]; GO_function: GO:0003743 - translation initiation factor activity [Evidence IDA] [PMID 12008673]; GO_function: GO:0031369 - translation initiation factor binding [Evidence IDA,IPI] [PMID 12861028]; GO_function: GO:0031369 - translation initiation factor binding [Evidence IDA,IPI] [PMID 15145951]; GO_function: GO:0031369 - translation initiation factor binding [Evidence IPI] [PMID 22851688]; GO_process: GO:0001731 - formation of translation preinitiation complex [Evidence IDA] [PMID 12008673]; GO_process: GO:0001731 - formation of translation preinitiation complex [Evidence IDA] [PMID 15664195]; GO_process: GO:0001731 - formation of translation preinitiation complex [Evidence IDA] [PMID 17434125]; GO_process: GO:1990145 - maintenance of translational fidelity [Evidence IMP] [PMID 9488467]; GO_process: GO:0006417 - regulation of translation [Evidence IEA]; GO_process: GO:0006412 - translation [Evidence IEA]; GO_process: GO:0006413 - translational initiation [Evidence IEA]), translating to MSTSIENLKSFDPFADTGDDDTQSTNYIHIRCQQRNGRKTITTVQGVPAEYDLKRILKTLKKDFGCNGHINKDEELGDILQLQGDQRGKVMEFLTSALQIDKKTIQVHGF from the coding sequence ATGTCTACATCCATTGAAAACCTCAAGTCTTTTGATCCTTTCGCCGATACTGGTGACGACGATACACAGTCGACTAACTATATTCATATTCGTTGTCAACAGCGTAATGGTCGTAAGACTATAACCACCGTCCAGGGAGTTCCTGCTGAGTATGATCTGAAGCGTATCCTCAAGACCCTCAAGAAAGATTTTGGCTGTAACGGTCACATCAACAAGGACGAAGAATTAGGTGAcattcttcaacttcaaggCGACCAACGTGGCAAGGTTATGGAATTCTTGACCTCTGCTCTTCAAATCGACAAGAAGACCATCCAAGTCCACGGTTTCTAA